In Zingiber officinale cultivar Zhangliang chromosome 9B, Zo_v1.1, whole genome shotgun sequence, the genomic window CAATCTGTATCTTAATGCGAATGAATTAGTTGAAGCAAGTAGTTGTGGGCACTGATCAAAATATATCCGGTGAAATTCCAAGCCCAAATGGGGCATTGCTGCAATACATCTGGTAATCTAGGACACCACTTTGAAAATTGGCACACATTGTGGTCGCATATTGTTCCTTCAAAGTCACAGTGCATTAGAAAAACCTAATCAAAACCAGCCATGCAACGGTGTTCTAGAAGCAATATATACCGCATGCAACAGCATTCGAGGCCGGCCAAGCTCGCGGCTCGGGATGAGAGGAGAGGGAAGGAGAGAGGTGAGGAGCATACCGACAGATGCGTACCGGAGATAAGAGAGGAGAGAAGGTGCGTTTGCCGGAGATCGAAGATGAGTGTGCCAGAGCTGGAGATTTCGATCGATCGGAGAAGAGAGAAGACGCCAAACaggaaaaaattatgaaaaacccCCTAATTTTAATTGTCAATTAACGACGAAATTTAAATAAGTTTCTATCAGTGACGGAATTATTGGAATTAATAATTCCATCACTAAATTAGTGATAGAAATTTAATTCCATCATTATTTTAGTGACGGAAGTAATATCCACGCTAAAATAGCAACGGAATCAAAATTCCGTCACTAAGTTAGTGATGGAAACTTAATTCCACTGTTAATTAAATACGATAAATAAGAATAGCTATGAAAAGTAAATTTCATTACTAATTAGTTGTCGTTAAATTAGCTACCGAAGTTTATATCAATCGCTAATTTAATGACATAATTTAATTTTCGAGAATATTCGTGATAGTGTGAAACTTTGCTAGCGACCCCTTTTGTTTCTACATGTCATCCCATTGGCTGACGTGGCAATTATGCATGACGAGTAGGCTATTGCATAGTGGCTATGCATGATGCATGTGGCTGCCACATGACAACATATGTAAGTTGTCGATACTTCTCATCCTTGTTCTCCATCAGTTTTCATAATTTCATACGTATTCACATTTGTGTTGGCACACTAAATGTCAGAAAGTCACAATATATTATCTATGTTGTGGAATTAAGATATGAGGCAATGAGACTCAAAGCTCCTAGAAATATATTGGTTATGATCTGAGTTGATTCTTATATGATTAAaatcatcaatgagttttgatcaaaacaTTATATAAtgtttagatttttaaattctgaATACGATCTACTATCACGAGAGTTCTAGGAACATGTTAGTATTATTGTTGAATGAATATGATATCTAAGTCCAAcaataaatttgtaataaaattatatgaaactatctaaattttaaaaagtcATATGTTATTTATGCTGTGAAATTAAGGTTTGAAGGTATGGTGAGACTTGGAAGATTCATTGGAGTGCATTGATTTTTTATTCGGATGTATTTAAGATCCTAagtaaattttgatcaaaactgaTTTATAATCTTAGACTTATCAAATTTGATTCAAAATAAGATCATAATATTCTTGGAACTCTTTTGAATATAATCATATCCTTCTATCTTTATTCCACCTCGTATATAGTCCATTgtgagatttttaaaaaattaactttttttaaaaaaagaaaagaaaaatatttttaaaactcactTCAACATTCAACATAGTCCATGCGtgatttaaatattaataaagtCAAATAAGAGGTTTAGGAAAATGCCCTTAATTTAACTGCACATAAAGGAACTGAAAAGCTTCTACTTAGCCGATGTATAAGAACCTATGCAAACAGTTCGTTTAGAGCATCTGTAACACTGTTAAAATTTTAACGTTAATATCTACGTGGCTGTATTGTTCATGTACTGTAACATTACGTGGTTATATTGTTCACGTACTATAACATTATGTGGCTGTACTGTTTACACTGTAATATTAACGTATTCAACAAATTGAACGCGTTAAAATAACTATAGCgttgaaaaattatatatatatatataataatatactGCCATTAACGTGTCACACGTTAATGGCGTTTAGATGCTCTTAGCTTATGtcttttgttttttgttatttttgTAAATGCAATTAACAAAGCACATTACTTGCTTAAGAGAATAAATAATTAGATTTTGGGGAAATCGCCGAATTAGAATGCTCACTAACAGAGGGGGACAAAACAGATGTATAAAAAAGGAGGCTTACCTGAGGTCAGCGAGTTAGGGTTCTGGCTCTCCTCAAAGTCCCCCACTTTCCCAAACTGTCTGCATCCGAGAAATGACGCCCGCGGATTCGtggccggcggcggcggcggcgacagCGGCTTCGGCTGCGGGAGGGGGTCAAGAAAAACAGGGGGCAAATCCGCAGCAGTAAAGCGTGCCTTCTTTGCCGGTCGCTCGAGCCTGTCGGAGCCTCGATTATGCCAAGCTTCCACATCGCTCTCCTCTTCGGAATCGCTGCCGGCGCTGCTCAAATCGATCACCGCATTCCGCTGCAGCGGCGCCGGCACCACCGACATTTCACGGAATCCATCGCGAAAGGAAGACGAGAAGGCTGGCCAGGCAGGCGTTAGAGAGAAGGCTAGCGAAATAGCAAAGGGAAGGCTAGAAATTGAATTGcaaacactattttttttttaataatccatttgctattttttttaataatccatTTTCAAAAACAGCGCACTATAGTTTCTTTATCCACcctaaaaaaacataaactttcataaataatcattttttttattttaaaactttaataaaaaattgataaaatataaaagaaaattaataaaacAATAAAAACATTTTCCTATTTTTGAATatctaattataaaaaattaataaataaaaataaaattaataacaatggttgattttattaataaaaataattttaaaaaacactTTGATACGGATTAAAATCAGTATTACATTTTAAATACACTGTTATGGAGTTGTGTTGTTTTAAGACCAACACCACAATTATGTTGATCTTAAGAAACTAGTATCAcaatattttaaaagtttaaattattttgaGTAATAAATTCATAGGAATTCGATTTATTTGGACTCAGATTCAtctaataaatttatagaaattgaaATGAGCTTGATTAAAGTAATCTAAGTCAAAATCAATTCGTGGATATGATTTGAACTTCTAAATTTTTGCAATGAGATGGGTAGAAGTAGATATGGGAAGAAATTTTAATCCTAGGTTTCTACACAAAATTATAGACCCGTGTCAATTTGCAAAaagttaaaaattttctaaacctTTTGAACAATGGAAATCTTTTACAATAATAATGGTATTTCAAGATAGGTCCACCTACATACGAACAAGCATAGAGAAAAGATAGTAAATAATAGTTTGGATGTTAACGATCATCGTAATAGAACTGAAGTCCTAAAATCATTTCTTCAATCTAGACTTCTTACTTGACCACTTGTTTACTCACATCCTCTTGTTTACTTTAGACCCTTTTTCAACCTCTTAACTCTCTCTCTATCTTGAATTCACACAATATTTCTCTAGATAATCTGCTTCACTTATTCAATCAGTACTTACTTTTCATTTCCTGCGGATTCAATATCTCTAGACAATGATGTAGCAGTAGGATACCTTCtcagtttttcaaatatttaataATTGAATTCCAGCTTCAGCGAATAATGGATGAAGTATCCTTAATGATTGATTGAACTAAGGACGTTGGACTGATgaatcatctgctgtgagtctttttcgATTTGTCTTGATAGTGCGtgaatttttgtttataaaagtGGATCAATCATTATCAAAATTAGtcgatataaattaaatatttgatgTCAACTGAAAGAAGAATTTGCCATTGTCGATTCCACGGGCGTAGTgcatatttaaggaaataaacaagaGAATGAGAGTTTGAATATCAATTAAAAGTCGACCTCTAAATGTAAATAAACTACCCTCCGATTTATGAAAAAGGCAGAGAAGACCgtctctaaaaaaaatttaaaaaattatcattcaattaagaaatttatttcatgacaATCTACatataaaataaacaattcaTGTAGGCTACTCAAATCCACGCATAACTAAGCATGATATTAAGAATCTAATTAAAACTATATTTACATGGAATGCCTTAATTACTTAATTGCAGTAAGAGATGAAATAGTCATTATTTTAACGCCCCTCCGAGGTAGTCCTGGACATTTTTGTACTCAAGTTAAACCCTGCATggacctccctccatatccgtggggccggcactaggaggccgctaaggtaacggatctacctttttttttattacaataaataattatataagTATCAACTACCAATTTGTAGGagacattttaattatttaattatagtaaaaataattatatttattttagatgTCTCTCACAATTCATCCCCAAATGGCTAAGGGTGTTTTAATTACCTAATTgtagtaaaaaaaatgattatgtTCATCTTAGACTTTACTCATAGACCGTCTCCTAGAttatataaagtaaaataaattaCGGACAAATGATTAAAAGCTAAAAAGAATTTTAGGTTTGATCTATGTCAtattataataaatctatcaTCTTCTAAATTAACTGTACATCTAAGGCCACGTTTGCTCTAGTTCAGATCCTCTGTTCTCATttttctctgtccccgtgtcccattGCCTATCGGACGGATCATATTAAATATCAAGAATGCTTTGCACATCACGAGAATATTACACATATTTTAAAGATATCATAATGCCTTGAGATTTAATCTAATCCATTCAATCGATAAGACACGGGGATGGAGAAAAATGACGACAGAGACTCTGAACACAGTGTTTTTAAAATTGTCAATAAAGAGATTCTCTCTCATATACAGAGGAGAAATGATCCGctacacaagaagaaaaaaaaaacagaaggaaGGAACAAGCTCATGAATGACCGACGATACGACGAACTCGCAAGCAGATGACAAGCTGGCCGACAAGCAATCAGCGGGCTCGTGAGCAGGCCACAGGTTCGGGGCCTACTAGCTGGCTTGCTACCAAGCAGTGAGCTCACGGCTGACGAGCTTGCTGGCAAACGATGGTGGAGTCAGGAGGGTGGTGGCGAGAGACGAAGGAGGACATTTGGACTTGATCAAGTTGAGATTTCAGAAGTTGGAAGGAAAGGAAGTgtttctccatttgattttgaGAAGATTATATTTTGGACCAAAAATCATTCAGCAGATGGATTGGCAATCCATCCTTTGAATAATTCTGCATCTAATAAACGATGAACATCGTCTCAACTCTCGCACAATCCACTTGTTTAACGATCCAGTCTTCGAAGTTGAGTTTTATTACATCTATAGCAAAGGATTTGGTTAGGACACTGCCAAAGCAGAGCCAAAGACAGCAATTGAGCTATGCCGCCATAATCATTGTCCACGATGCCGATGGTAACTATGGAATTTGCTTCGCAACATTACATTCTTTTTAGCAGAGTTGGAACTCTGGTCGTGAAGTCGAGTTAGTTCAGTTGGAACTTGAGCTTGAAGCTGGACCAAATATTCTTCTGTTCCTCAATTCTCAGGCTCGCCGACATATCTTTGATGTGGTCCATTTGGATCTGAGCAAGATGAGTTGTTGGCTACTTTTATTTCACTGGTATGACTTGGCTATTGACTCAGCAGCTTCCTAGTGCAACTCGAACACTTTGTCTCAAGGTCTAACCATATCCTTCATCCATAGTGCTAACTCCTTTTCTCAGTCAACGGTGGGTGGTGGATTCTTTTGTATGgaaatgaagcttgggatagggtTTGGTGTGAGTAGGCCTCACTTCAACCTACTGAaagagaaacaaataaggaaacttGCATCAATATAATATAATGAGATCGATCAGCACAGTTGACTTTGATGTTTTAGAGAAATCTCATCCACTGAGTGAACCATTTCACTTCCTAGAACCAATATAAAGTCAACTATGTTCATCTATCTCAGCACAGTCTACTCAAGGTTATGAGTAGCCTTATCTGAAACTTTGAAATGAGGCCTTGAAGAGATTGCCAAAGATGAAGTTGACACTGCCAACCATTTCAGGAGGCTTTGGTGGAACCTCAAGCTTCTGTTTCACCCTCAGCACCGTGTCTCCAAGTTGACCTTTTATCAAATCAATTGTCTTCTGATCGATTGGGTTGCCAGACATTTCTGAAAGATAGAAGGTATCGTTTCCTGATATTGAGATCTCTGCTCTCCTAATAGTTAAGCCGTTCTCACGGAATATCCTTGTAATCTCTGAGAGAAAACCACCTCTGTCCTCTGTTTGCAGCTCCAATTCTAAACCCTACACGCGACAAACAAAATGAGGGCATTGAAACACATAGTCACAATTGATTGTATCCAAATGCTTATTTGTAGTTAGTCTGACATTACAGAGACTAAAAGTTTATGGAATTCAATTCTACCTCTGATGCTCTTCTCTCAATAGCAGCCTTGAGACACTTAATCAGGCGTTGCCGCTCGCTCTCTGAGCTTATGGGGAGGCCATCTGTATGCCTTATATAGTATTCCTGAAAACATACAAGAATAACATATCAAGCATGATGTGAGATCATAAACATAGACATTGGATAATTTTCTAATATCAGTAGCTTTTGATGTCACAGCACAGCTCATGAATTCAAAACTTCTACCAAAACGATTTTGATATGATTCTCCGATTATAAATTATCGCTAATTTGACATTTACCTGATAGGCTTCCTCCTTTCCTGTGCTTACGGTCCCATGAAACACAACATACTTTAAGTCTGTGAGCGTACAAAGGATATCGAAAAGAAGCTTAGGCCGGTCCTTAGATCTTAAAATGACCACAGTATAATCCTTCTCCAAGCAGTCCATCACGGCCACGTGAGTTCTAACTTCATCATTTACATCTCCTTTCACGCTAACCATCTCATAATCACGATCATCTACCATCATTTGGTGCAACCTTCTCTCAGTGTGGGTAAGCCCCAGGGAGATAGCCATCCTTCCTATCCTAGAGTCACTGTTACCTCTAAGAACATTACATAAAAGCTTCTTGATTGTTGAAAGCCTTTCAAGGTCTTCAATCGCTCCGCCAGTGGACTCATCGGTGACATGAAGTACTGCTGCAACTCTTCCGTTGTGAGTCCAAAGCTCAGCTTTCGCAACAAGACACAACTCGGTTGCAAGTACAGCGCATATTTCAGATAGCAAACCAGGTCTGTCGGAGCCTGTTACTTCAATCAAAGTGTGTTCTTTGGAGAGCATTGCACCTATTGAATTCTGGAGTTCAGGGAAGAAGTACACTTCTGATTCTATGGACTGCACAAGTAATTATGGTCAACgaaaaattatcaataattatCAAATTTAAAAGATGTCAAACTATTTACTGATATTCAAAATGGGTggcagatgaaaaaaaaaaagaagaccaAAAGTGGTCAAGAGTGAGGAGCTAGATGAAATTTCCCAATCACAAATACACAAATTTAGATTCTAAATTGAAAGCCAAAACTTTGGGATTAGTATATCCAAAAGTTTTCAATACTACTTCTTAGACTTATTTTGCATATAATCTTTTGGTTTGTACTATCTTCGAAACCCTATTTGTAGTCTGAGCATAACTATATATAATGACCATTTTCTTCATATCAAAAGATTTTGGGATTATGATAACACAACCAATCATTTGGGTTAATTCCTGCACTGTCAAGTATGCTAAGTTACTTATTATACATTAATTCAATTTCTGCAAAATAAGACAACTGCAAATTAACAGCTGAAGAATGAAAAAATCAAGAACCTTTTGAATGTAGGAGGTGACCTCTCCGTCCGACACTTTATTTCCAGCTTCATCTGTCACATTAAATACTGAAAACAGCACAAAAACACAAATATTTCTCAAACAAAAATATAGAGAAGAAGCAGAGGTGATTCCTGCAATATTATTTCAATCCAAAGTAAAGAGGCATACCGTCCATAAACCAACTCCCGTCCGAAGATATGTAGGCCTTCCTGATGATAAGGTTCAGATCAGTGAGAACTCGAACTACTTCCAGGAGAATCCCTTGCTTGTTGACGCTATCCACCTAACAAAACCAGcacaaagaatatatatatatatatatctatgaaGCGTGGCCCAAGAACAAGCATCCATCACATAAAGATGCTTTAGAAAACTTGTGGATTAAGCTTTATCTATTCAAGTATTCTCTTACTCTGATAACTGTAGCATCATAGCAAGAATCATTATCAATCACAACCCTGCATTACATGACCATGAACACCGTTAGATAAGATTTTGAAAGGGAAAAAGAGCAATAGTGAATAGATTCCTCTTCCTCAATCTTGATTTCAGAACTAAACTGGGAAGGAATATCAAACAGAAATAGGGTTAAGAAAAATTTGGATACAAACTGAAGACAAGCATCAAGCAAAGCAATATCATAAGAATCAATTCTTCAAAGAAAGTATCAGCGCGAAAAGATCGCTCATGTCTTCCAGACAACAAAACTTGTACCTTTTTTTTACCAGATCTAACTCCATCTGTAatcaaagagagagagagagaaagcccCGACATACTATCCACACATCCCAAGAAGACGAGCCAAAACAATCAATTATAAGAAACAAAATCTACACAGGAAAAGAGGGGAGAAAAACAGAAAACAAAACAGGGGCTATTGCAATCTTGTCACCTCGGTGGGTTCATCCTCCTGATGAGCTTGGCGAACTcatcctcgtccacctccacatCTGGATAGCTCCTCATCACCCACAGTTGCAAGCGAGACGAGTGCTCACCCCACTGCCCACACCGA contains:
- the LOC122023691 gene encoding ACT domain-containing protein ACR6-like isoform X3 — translated: MDVFNVTDEAGNKVSDGEVTSYIQKSIESEVYFFPELQNSIGAMLSKEHTLIEVTGSDRPGLLSEICAVLATELCLVAKAELWTHNGRVAAVLHVTDESTGGAIEDLERLSTIKKLLCNVLRGNSDSRIGRMAISLGLTHTERRLHQMMVDDRDYEMVSVKGDVNDEVRTHVAVMDCLEKDYTVVILRSKDRPKLLFDILCTLTDLKYVVFHGTVSTGKEEAYQEYYIRHTDGLPISSESERQRLIKCLKAAIERRASEGLELELQTEDRGGFLSEITRIFRENGLTIRRAEISISGNDTFYLSEMSGNPIDQKTIDLIKGQLGDTVLRVKQKLEVPPKPPEMVGSVNFIFGNLFKASFQSFR
- the LOC122023691 gene encoding ACT domain-containing protein ACR6-like isoform X1: MRSYPDVEVDEDEFAKLIRRMNPPRVVIDNDSCYDATVIRVDSVNKQGILLEVVRVLTDLNLIIRKAYISSDGSWFMDVFNVTDEAGNKVSDGEVTSYIQKSIESEVYFFPELQNSIGAMLSKEHTLIEVTGSDRPGLLSEICAVLATELCLVAKAELWTHNGRVAAVLHVTDESTGGAIEDLERLSTIKKLLCNVLRGNSDSRIGRMAISLGLTHTERRLHQMMVDDRDYEMVSVKGDVNDEVRTHVAVMDCLEKDYTVVILRSKDRPKLLFDILCTLTDLKYVVFHGTVSTGKEEAYQEYYIRHTDGLPISSESERQRLIKCLKAAIERRASEGLELELQTEDRGGFLSEITRIFRENGLTIRRAEISISGNDTFYLSEMSGNPIDQKTIDLIKGQLGDTVLRVKQKLEVPPKPPEMVGSVNFIFGNLFKASFQSFR
- the LOC122023691 gene encoding ACT domain-containing protein ACR6-like isoform X2; protein product: MELDLVKKRVVIDNDSCYDATVIRVDSVNKQGILLEVVRVLTDLNLIIRKAYISSDGSWFMDVFNVTDEAGNKVSDGEVTSYIQKSIESEVYFFPELQNSIGAMLSKEHTLIEVTGSDRPGLLSEICAVLATELCLVAKAELWTHNGRVAAVLHVTDESTGGAIEDLERLSTIKKLLCNVLRGNSDSRIGRMAISLGLTHTERRLHQMMVDDRDYEMVSVKGDVNDEVRTHVAVMDCLEKDYTVVILRSKDRPKLLFDILCTLTDLKYVVFHGTVSTGKEEAYQEYYIRHTDGLPISSESERQRLIKCLKAAIERRASEGLELELQTEDRGGFLSEITRIFRENGLTIRRAEISISGNDTFYLSEMSGNPIDQKTIDLIKGQLGDTVLRVKQKLEVPPKPPEMVGSVNFIFGNLFKASFQSFR